A stretch of Desulfurivibrio alkaliphilus AHT 2 DNA encodes these proteins:
- the rpmB gene encoding 50S ribosomal protein L28, translating into MSKVCSVCGKKPEVGNNVSHAHNKSRRRWLPNLQSVRVAVPGGNTRRTRVCTRCLRSGAVVK; encoded by the coding sequence ATGTCCAAAGTATGTTCCGTTTGCGGCAAGAAACCGGAAGTAGGCAACAATGTCAGCCATGCCCATAACAAATCACGGCGTCGCTGGTTGCCCAACCTGCAAAGCGTTCGGGTGGCGGTACCCGGCGGCAATACCCGTCGTACCAGGGTTTGCACCCGCTGTTTGCGTTCCGGCGCGGTGGTTAAGTAA